In Juglans microcarpa x Juglans regia isolate MS1-56 chromosome 1S, Jm3101_v1.0, whole genome shotgun sequence, the genomic stretch ATACGCCTTTCTTTCGACATTCTACCCTTTGTATAATTGAATTTTGGAAGTTCAACAGTAACAGTCTTGTCAGAAAAGATGCTATCTTTGGCTATTTTGTGCAGGTCGGTCACTGCCACCAGCATCTCGGATCATCTAGTTTATTATGGCATCGAATTAATGTCCAATGCACCAGGAACATGCAGATTTTGGATGGATCCCCAAGTGGCGTTGTATTGCAGAATGGATCTCAGTGGAAACGTGGTCTTGTCCAGAGTTCCCGCAAGTCCAGTTATCAGATTGAATACAGAGTCAGATGTTGGGAGCAAACCTGTAGTGAATTAATTTGGTCAGAGCATGGTTGCTCTTACAAATGGCTGAGAGTATCCACTGAGCGTATCCACTTTCTTTTTGCAAGGGGGCTGTGGCTTGGGCTGGGAaggaatgtgtatatatatcattgtcCATCGTGTACATCTTCGTCCGGTGTTAATATGACCAAACATtgtggaactttttttttttttttagaaataagaaaatttattaatttgcataacTATGCGtagtccaagtacacatgaaatatacaagaaaatatacCTACTTATAAGCTAAGAGCCcagaaaaatcatgaaaattagtCTCATCCAATACAATAGCTGCCCAAAGTAACAAGgtatggaaaacaaaaaaaaaattataatccctGCTAGCGAATTTTTGAAATGCCGTCCATTCCTTTCATTctatatagagaaatgatattcaaTCATAGAGTACACAAGCGTCAtgtaatctctttgaaaaaaataagtaaatatggaatctatatgaaaaaaaattaattttttaaaaattgactatactcttttttaaaacaattgcgTAGCGCTTGTGCACTCTAACGattgtatgtaatattactcaaGGAGGCAAGTTGAGAGGGCAAACTAGCATTTTTCATCCATTCACCACCCTTTTAGGCATCACTCATGCAATACCAAACCTattaaaaatctcatcccatctccTTTTACCACTTTGTATGGAGAAGTGGACCaaaacaccaatccataacaTGTAGATCACGCTTTCTCAAACTATCTATAGTTATAATTTTCCCATGAGATAACCTTGTACACCTTGAGGGGCCACTTTGCTTCTCTaaatgcacttccaaggaaaacCATCAGATGATTGGATCGACATAACCTTGTACAATGATCTGACCAAGAAGTTTTTATTCCAAGGATGAATCCAAAATAATCCATCCTCTCCACTGCTCTCCATATTCAAGGCATGCAACATGCTATAAAAATCTGAGATAATCCCTACTTCCCAATCGGCCTATACAGCTCTAATATTGAACCTTACATTCCACTGTAAAGAGTCATTGGAGTTCTCCAAACTTTCCCAAATAGAGATGAGAAATTTATTActgattttaataaaagaaatgaaaacaaatagtTATATAGGAAACAAGTGGAAGTGTCTACATTATTAATCTTTAAACTtctaaattacataaatttattttcatgacttctcaaatattatatacCTTTAAACTTAAATTACCAAATTTATGGatatatgataataataataataataataatgcttaaggaaaattataaaagaatagaactgattaaataaatgatggGTGGctcaataaaaaacaaaagaatatgcTTCGAAAATTATACAGaggtaatatatatagtaaagaaGTAGAAGCCTGatctaaaacattaatttaaaattacaaattacataaatttattgataaacaAATGAATGGATTAAGCACGTGATGAAAATTAAACTTCAAATGATTATGATGATCTCCTTGTTAATATTCTTCCTTTACTTTGTGATCTCATCCTTCTTGGTAGGTagtcatgccatgtcatgtaTCATGAGCCGTATGTTCCTGCATATATAACCAAACCCTAATTTGTCAAGTCCTACTTATAAATCTCATTTAACAATTGAGGGTAGTCATAACATATAGTTTCATTAAGGTGAAAATGATTTGATGAGTAATTATATACCTCCTCCTGGTTATCAGCATTTTGATTCTTTTCTTCAACCGTCGTCTCTGATTCTGCTTCCTTGATCACACGCTCTCCCACCTCCTTTACGGCCTCTATATATAAGCTGGAAGTTAGTTGAATAgaatagagataaaaataaagagtttgGGGATGTTGTTGTAACAAGTTTAGATGATGTCAAATCCTAAGGGCCATAATGTCGAGGTTACAAACCATTTTCCTTGTCTGCTTCCTTCCCGGCAGCTGTCCcgttatctattattttttcatcatctccTTTCTTCGCTGCCGTGTTTTCATCTATCTTCTTGGCATCCGCCGCAACTTCTGCCCCGCCCAAGTCATTGTTGTTGTCTTCGTTTTCGGCCTCAAGTTGTTGTTGCAGCGATGAGTTTGTGGTGTTATCTGTGGTGTTTGCTTCGGGGATGGTTTCTATGTCTTTGCTCATCTTGGAATCGGGATCATGCTCGGATGACCTGTGGTTGATGATGGTGTTTGACGCGGCAACTTCCAGTAGTACTTTTGACTCCCCACAGCccattttttgttaaaattggaaagaaattaattataaagagaaTATTGCTGGATCGATGATCAGATGATGAAGGAGCAAAagggtgtgtgtgtatatatatatatctgatatTTCTCTCGATCCTTTTATTAGTTGGTGGATATATAGAATATTGGAACGAATTAGACTGAGAGTTTGACTTGGTCATGTAATGATAATTTGTTACAGTTTTGTGATGCTGGAATGGCTTGCATGGTTGTAATTTGATGTCAATGCTTTGGTAAGAGCCGATTTTTATGTTGATAATGGAATAAACACCAACTGTACGTATTACCAACTGTATTATGGGAGggtttcatgcatgcatctgcTTTACCAACTGtatcaaaggaaaataaaaataaatcaataaataagTTGAACAAATTTTCTGTTTGGTTCTCGTCAAACTTTCTAGATGTTTGAAAACAGTACAATATTGCTTTAATTTTTCTCCTTGGCCTCTAAAAATGGAATTGGCTGTTTGTCTTAAATtggaatttcattttttttttttatagatcaaCCATTATAAGTACCATCAATTTCtttctagaaaaagaaaaaagaaaaagaaattaattattttactctATTTCAAACTCAGCTGATGAAAATATCAAACATATgacctctttttttattttatttatttttataactctaTATGAAATGGAGggtagttttaaaaattaaagtttatgTTTAATATTGAAGTGGCGCGATTGCTTTTGTTGATCGTAAAATAggttattaaatataatattaagaatTAATTAGAATCTTCTTCATTTCctgtataaaatatgtacaaacAGTTTATATGAGGTTATGTCCCATAAGTGACTATCTTAGGAGACCAAGTAGGCATGAAATGGGGACGAGCTTTGGACCTTTGGTGATCAAGTGGTAATGAAATCTGGTTCACAGATAGAAGCATCAAGAGGGGTGGGTAGCACAACCTTGCACCCATATTTCATCCGCaaacttatataatatagtCATTGTGTCAAAAAATTagtcataataaaaataagagaaatgataattacagtcgtgagtgAGTAAACGtcgtgtaatcactttaaaaaaagtaaataaatacaagatctacataaaaagaaattaattttttaataataaatttgattttttttcaaaacgactacacaatattatttgtatattatacaattatatatagtattactctaaaaacaaaaagggaCATAGAGAATGAAATACAGCAAAAACATTACTTTATATTTGCGtcgaaattcaatatttttcaatcaaataaaaacatattgatacCCGAGAAGTAGTAACCTATGGTCAATACCAGACCTTCTTACTTTGTTTTCAGGTAGCGGTTGAAGGTTTGTTTATTGTAATGCATGCAAGGGTCCAATCTAACATTGATGATTGCACAGACAGCCCCCATATCCCCCCAAATTGGGCCCTACAACTCCagccagttttttttttttttcccttctctctcctcctcttctcaGCAAGTGAAgcattatataaataaattaaatagttACAAAGATATAAAATTCAGTGAAGTGAGAATCTCTAACAATTATCtcaaatacaacaaaaataacactgaaaataaaattaaaaaatcgagttattaagtaaaaaacttGACTTCAACTCTCAATCTTACAAGGAGATGTCGTTTTAAAACGGTTTTAATATAGTCtaataaataaactataaacCTACAACTAAAAGTCGCAGTCGAGAGAGGTATGCTGCATTTTATTGATCCGGTCTAGTTGTAAGAGACTATCACGATTACATCGTCTTGATCACTggttagaaaaaataagaatataggAGAATAACAATTTAAAGATAATTTGATATATCGGTAAATGACCACCACCGAAGGTGGTGGCTCGTGTGGGACACGGACTACACTGAGAACAAAACGAGCACGCATATTTGAAAGATCCGAAGCCGCTAGCATTGATGACGCTGCATGTGGCGGCATAAATCTCCTTCTGATGTTGCGGCGCGTGAGGCCCACGCACACTGTAATCCACGCGTGAGCCACACTCGCCACTCGGCTGGATAGACTTCTTCCACCGTCTGACAGATCGGCGGCTGGGGATTCCTTTGGAAGGGCGTTTGGTGGTCAGATATGGCTGGCGAGCAGTAGATCGGTATCTATTGATACTATCATTTGAAAAAGTAAAGGGAAAgcgaaaatatatatatacataagatCTAGGCGAGTGGAGGGGAAGAGGAGATGGCGACGGACGCCGGGAGTAAAGAGAGCAGACGGACGCGAGagaatagaaaaaacaaaaggggagtacaactccctccagTTGAAAGAAAGTGTAATGGGCAATTTCTCTAGAACTTGGTAATCAACAAACGAAGGGACAATTCTTTGGAAACTGCAATATCCAGTGATGTCATCTCCCAATAATGTGGCCGTTTCAATGCCACTAAAAAtatgtagttttatttttaagatgtAGTAGATGGATAGGCCGGATATGGATAGAACATTGACATTTGTGTTGTTGCTTGAGAAAATCTAACCAAGAAAGCAAGGCCATGTGCCATGTGCCATGATTTTAATTCCTTCTTGGAGATtctatcaaaattgatgaatttGTGAGTCATTGAGATCtcatcctttatatatatatatatatatatatatattttttttcaagtacttctacattcattaaaaaattatacaaaataatctcataaattgtCATAGTTTTATctaatttgttagatttactttataataaaaataaatatatatattttttttcaagtacttctacattcattaaaaaattatacaaaataatctcataaattatCATAGTTTTATctaatttgttagatttactttataataaaaataactttataatctaactaATCACACcaagtcatatcagtttgtgagttttttttatgtaatcactttgtagttaaaatatttcttttttttttccttggtgaCATCTTGTTGCattagtttttaaaagaaaaattacattcGACTTCCCATTAATACTTAACActattctttaaattaaaaccaaaaagggaaaaattagATGGATTAGAGTTCTAATTCATATGAACCAaaactttatatatagattGGTTGTTAAAATATTGAGTATTCTTGGCCCTGCCTATAAGATGAGTTAAGCGGGGAAAGATGAGAGTGCGTCCTGTAACTGTTCGCCAAAATGCCCACAACGATTGCTCGAATGCATTGCTCTCTCTCCCCTATGCTGAATGAATTATGAATCCCAATTCGCTCAGATTGCGGCGCCCTGTCGCTTTATCTTCAAGTCACCCTCCGCCAGCCCACCTTATGgcttatcctctctctctctctctctctctctctctcagtcggCTTggaatatgagaaatgataaactGTAGATGGATTGTTAGTGTATTCCTGctctttatataaaaaaaaattaattttttaaaaataaatctcacccCTTCTTCAAAAAATTACGTAAAATTTATATAactcataattatatctaatattattcaaaagtGAAATGCCCCCTCaagttttatttatcatcttttatttatgaGCAATTACAAGTTGGCATGATGACACATATTTCGcggacataatttaatttataaaaatatttaattttaaaattttcttacagATCAGACTATGAAATGTTatgttgatataattttttttttatttaccgATTGCCGGTTGATGTCATgttaaaaatactaattaaaaaggataaaatagcatttttgacaaaaattagatgatataatataatctgAACTGTCTAAATATTAGcataatataatttgagatgaatgataaataaaaatatagcaCAACAGTcttgataatttaatatatatatatatataaagcgatttgttaattatttttcatttttagggTTAAAATATAGGCGTGTAATTCAGGTAATAATATTAAAGGAAAAGCTGGGACTAAAGGGGGACTGTTGCATTGCTTGACGACGATGGCAGGGCCCCCCCTTTTGCATTGAGGATTACCACAAGCAACGGAAGTTATCCCATCTTCCCAATTCCGGAAACTATTTCCTTTTCCTTCGTCGCCTTGCCTtgccttccttccttccttcctgaGCTTTCTCTGTAAATCTCTCTCCAAGACCAATGGAAAGCTCAGCCAACGAACGCCTCGATTTCGGGAAGATGGGCTACGGGTACATTGCCTCACATTTCCCATTGCTTACACATTCATTGGCTTTGGCTTTTTGTTATAAGAATTTACGCGGGGAGTCGATGTTTTTGACAATTTTCCCGGGTGTGGTTTTTTTGGGGTTAGATGCAAACATTACAGAAGGAGATGCAAGATTCGAGCTCCCTGCTGCAACGAGATCTATCCGTGTCGCCATTGTCACAACGAGGCCACCGTATGCATTTGCTATTTCTATATATTGCACGATATATGTTCACATAATCACATTAATTCTTGGTTTTTCATCTTGTTTCCACGTCAGACATTTTGCTCTTGTGATTCTCTTGATCTGGGTGTTGtttaatttttgtgtatttGATTTACTAGAGCATGTTGAGCAACCCCTTTGATCGGCATGAGCTCGTTCGATACGATGTTAAACAAGTACGACTTTCCGGGTCTATGCTTGTTcgtcttttcttttgtaatttcaTGATCTATAAACATTTCCGTGAATCTACGAGGACTTTTTGTCGTTGTTTCAGGTTGTTTGTTCAGTTTGTGACACAGAGCAGCCGGTATGTGTTTGTCTGTATTGTTGCGTAAAGCTTTCAGgttccttttcttttgaaatctcttaACTGGTTTCAATGATACTTCTCTTCCTGTTCCAGGTTGCTCAAGTTTGTACCAACTGTGGCGTCAATATGGGGGAGTATTTCTGCCAAGTTTGCAAATTCTATGATGACGATGTAATCATGCTATCTCAGATTCAACTACCTGAAtggggaaaataaataattttttttagtctattttatttgtatCCATAGCAAGTATTTGGCACTTGAATTTAAGTCCCTTGATTGTTATTTCTTGTGTTCTTTTTATTGATGCAAACTGTTATTTTAACTAATCTCAGACTGAGAAAGGGCATTTTCATTGCGATGATTGTGGAATCTGCAGGTTAGTAACCTGAGTAGGATTAGTGTCTTTATAATTTAAGCATAATGAATCGATGATACAAATGAAATTGGGGCCtgaaattcttatttttctacAGAGTTGGTGGTCGTGATAAGTTCTTTCATTGCAAAAAGTGTGGTATGCGCTTCCTCCTCTGTAATTAGTTACTTTTCATTCTTATTGGTTTGTTTATTTAGAATTAGTAGCACAAAGTAGCATGCGACTTTCTTTGTTGTCTGTTAATTTCTAATGATCTTCTGTTAAATCGAACTTACCATTTCCTGTTTTGTTTTGCAAATCCTTTCTTTTTGGGTGTATGATTTATCAGTTTTAGACTTTTAGTCACATCTGATCAATTTCCATACAGGAGCATAAATCTATTAAATAGGATAGTATGCTCTTTCCCTAATACTAAACAGAAGTGTAAAAATTTCCCATTTATGTTCATGTCCTCTCGTGTCAGGGCTTTTTGCCAttgaatgtttaaatttttcttttttttttttttggcaatggGTTTAGGGGGTTTCAACCCCTGAATTTTCTACCGTGTCCCCCCCAATGGGACAGGTGGAGGTGCATTAGATCAAAGGGCCATAACTCGGTGCTTGATTGTTTGATGGATCATACCAGATGTAAAATCTTGTGCAGtgtgtattttatatattttcttttgttaggttggaatgtttatttttatctgTTATTCAAGTTTGAATATATTCTCCTCTATTAATGTTTTGCAAGAGCACAGCGTCTTGCTATGCAGTTGGTCTGCGTGATAACCATTTGTGTGTGGAGAACTCCATGCGGCACCACTGTCCAATATGCTATGAGGTGTGTGCTTCATACGTGATATAGTTGTATATTGAAGTGGAATTGTTTGTGATCTAgtatattattctatttttgcAGTATCTTTTTGATTCACTTAAAGACACAACTGTTATGAAATGCGGTCACACAATGCATTGTGAATGTTACGAAGAGATGATAAAGCGTGACAAGTAAGAAATCCTGTTTTTTATTGCTTAGTTTTATTTGATTACATGGCGAaacatttctattttcttccagACTTGATTCTGTTACATCAATCACACAGGTATTGCTGTCCCATATGCTCAAAGTCAGTAATAGACATGTCTGGAACCTGGAAGAGAATTGACGAGGAGGTAAACTTAATCAATTCAAGCAAATCTTATAGATTGTCATACTTGATGTGCAGATTTTCAGAAACAGTAATGTGCCGGTTTTTTTTACATACAGCAGTTGTCCGACATTACCTAAACTTTCTTAATTTGACTATGTTGTCAGATAGAATCAATCGTCATGCCAGAGGATTACCGATACAGGAAGGTGCTTACTTTTCATTCTTGCTCACCTCTAATACTTTGTGCTACATTTCCTAGTTTCCCAACATTTTGTGGATTTTAAAGATGCTCAATCAGAAAACTAAGAGCTTCACTAGCTAGATTCTAATATGTTTACTTAATGTACAGTGTTTGGCTGTAACTGCACAACATGCATTCTTATATAAAGAGAGCTAAATGGAGAAAGAGGTTAATAACTGAGAAGGCAACTGCTTGATACCAGAGTAGCCATTCGAaatttaaaaatccaaaaacataGAGCGGGCCACCATATTATTCATCTGATATTTGGATTCTGATAAACTGGAATATCCCTATATATCGTTCTTGTAGGAACAATACTACCTGAGCAAAAGTTTATGCAAGACATTAATGTTCTTGTAGGAACAATACTTTGTTTGGAATATCCCTATATATCGTTCTTGTAGAAACAATATTCCGTTTGGATGCTAAGAGTATCTCCCGGAtcaattgtgaatagtagtgaaatagtttgtaaatagtagcgaattgtttgtgaataatagtgaagcAGTTGGAGAACAATTGTGTTGCCAAACATACTCTAAGAAGCAAAGGTTTTTGCAGGTCTGGATTCTGTGTAATGATTGTAATGACACTACCGAAGTGTACTTCCACATAATTGGGCAGAAATGTTGCCATTGCAAATCATATAATACCCGCTCAATTGCACCTCCAGTTCTCCCTCAGTGATCAGACTACAATTACAGGAATATATATCCAGTCA encodes the following:
- the LOC121246737 gene encoding E3 ubiquitin-protein ligase MIEL1-like → MESSANERLDFGKMGYGCKHYRRRCKIRAPCCNEIYPCRHCHNEATSMLSNPFDRHELVRYDVKQVVCSVCDTEQPVAQVCTNCGVNMGEYFCQVCKFYDDDTEKGHFHCDDCGICRVGGRDKFFHCKKCASCYAVGLRDNHLCVENSMRHHCPICYEYLFDSLKDTTVMKCGHTMHCECYEEMIKRDKYCCPICSKSVIDMSGTWKRIDEEIESIVMPEDYRYRKVWILCNDCNDTTEVYFHIIGQKCCHCKSYNTRSIAPPVLPQ